The Corynebacterium camporealensis genome contains a region encoding:
- a CDS encoding IS3 family transposase (programmed frameshift) yields MFIMSQTRRKYTSEYRAEAARLVIETGRPIAHVAEEIGVSAGLLGRWVKNERERQGTVDGMSEADLRAENARLRRELAEARMDNEFLFKSNSLLRCEATTAERFELMQREKANYSIKRMARLLKVSRSGFYKWVYKQWQRDCGEDRRQNYLEALDKQIKKIWDESDEVYGSPRITAELADYGFYPDRKTVAKRMRLMGIEGISPRRFAPVTTIQSEHGSNLPDLVKRLFDAGDINRVWLSDITYLRTGEGWLYLCVIRDGHSRRVLGWAMDSAQTTDLVERALRMAHTLRGEVPDGLVFHADRGCQFTSTQMWQVCQELGISQSVGRTGVCFDNAMSESFWSTLKTEFYDRSTWVTRDQACKAVAYWIEVVYNRRRRHSAIGMIPPVTFENQTTQEKTPTTAANTKAA; encoded by the exons ATGTTCATTATGAGTCAAACACGCCGGAAGTACACCTCGGAGTATCGGGCGGAGGCAGCCAGGCTGGTCATTGAGACTGGTCGGCCGATTGCTCACGTTGCTGAGGAAATCGGAGTCAGCGCCGGTTTGTTGGGCAGGTGGGTCAAAAATGAGCGCGAACGCCAGGGAACCGTCGACGGGATGAGCGAGGCCGATCTACGTGCTGAGAACGCCAGGCTGCGCCGTGAGTTGGCTGAGGCTCGAATGGATAACGAGTTCTTGT TCAAAAGCAACAGCCTTCTTCGCTGCGAAGCAACGACAGCGGAACGATTCGAACTAATGCAGCGGGAGAAGGCGAACTACAGCATCAAGCGCATGGCCAGGCTTTTGAAGGTATCTCGTTCTGGCTTCTATAAGTGGGTCTACAAGCAGTGGCAGCGCGATTGCGGCGAGGATAGGCGCCAGAACTACTTAGAGGCGCTGGACAAGCAGATTAAGAAGATTTGGGATGAATCAGATGAAGTCTACGGCTCACCACGGATCACTGCGGAACTAGCCGATTACGGCTTCTATCCTGACCGCAAAACGGTTGCCAAAAGGATGCGCCTGATGGGTATCGAAGGCATCTCGCCACGCAGGTTCGCTCCTGTCACGACCATCCAGTCCGAGCACGGGTCGAATCTTCCTGACCTGGTTAAGCGCCTGTTTGATGCTGGTGATATTAACCGGGTATGGCTATCGGATATTACCTATCTGCGCACCGGTGAAGGCTGGTTGTACCTGTGCGTTATCCGCGATGGGCATTCCCGCCGGGTACTGGGCTGGGCGATGGATTCTGCTCAGACAACGGACTTGGTGGAACGTGCACTGCGCATGGCGCACACGTTGCGCGGTGAAGTACCTGATGGTCTGGTGTTTCACGCTGACCGTGGGTGCCAGTTCACCAGCACACAGATGTGGCAGGTTTGTCAGGAACTAGGGATTTCCCAATCTGTGGGCCGTACAGGGGTGTGCTTTGATAACGCGATGAGCGAGTCGTTTTGGTCCACGCTCAAGACCGAGTTCTATGACCGGTCAACGTGGGTCACCAGGGACCAGGCATGCAAGGCGGTGGCCTATTGGATTGAAGTGGTCTACAACCGGCGGCGCCGACACTCAGCCATCGGGATGATCCCACCCGTTACCTTCGAAAACCAGACCACCCAAGAAAAGACCCCAACTACCGCGGCCAATACTAAAGCCGCTTAA
- a CDS encoding AI-2E family transporter — MEDSKHNSTSSASSASKVEKPEEQETDSSSLVSEDPAGLGSKAASRPPEQPDRKARVIYGDFKALAKASLAFILIIAGVALIGYLLSVIWVGLLPVLLAILVSTVLYPVAAWLRGIKFPRALASITTILGFLLVFSGIMAAMAPTIANQGGKLVSQAQSGVNEFFRLLEEGPLEVDTEQFQSALEDIVNFLRDQASTIASGVVSGFSMASSIVVGFVIMLFVTFFILKDGDKFLPWMRKYLDSHTGWHVTELGSRIWKTLSGFIQAQAIVAFVDGALIALGLWALGVPLAFVIGVVTFFASFIPIIGAVTAGFLAVAIALFANGFVNALLALGVVVLVQQVEGNVLQPMLQSKAMGLHAAVVLLSVTVGGTLAGIVGAFLAVPVAATITVCLRYHAEMTALRAGELRPDQLTVATGAKELDADTDGDTPRIRVKQLYDSMYPGV, encoded by the coding sequence ATGGAAGACAGCAAGCACAACTCCACCTCCAGCGCCAGTAGCGCCAGTAAGGTAGAAAAGCCCGAAGAGCAAGAAACTGATAGTTCCTCGCTGGTTTCGGAGGACCCGGCCGGCCTTGGTTCCAAGGCCGCGTCGCGTCCTCCGGAGCAGCCTGACCGCAAGGCGAGGGTCATTTACGGCGACTTCAAGGCCTTGGCTAAGGCCTCGCTGGCCTTTATTTTGATCATCGCCGGTGTCGCACTGATTGGCTACCTGCTGAGCGTCATTTGGGTCGGCTTGTTGCCAGTGCTGCTGGCGATTTTGGTCTCCACGGTCCTTTACCCCGTGGCTGCCTGGCTGCGCGGAATCAAATTCCCGCGCGCTTTGGCGTCTATTACGACCATCCTGGGCTTTTTGCTCGTCTTCAGCGGCATTATGGCCGCAATGGCCCCCACCATCGCCAACCAAGGCGGCAAGCTGGTGAGCCAGGCCCAGTCCGGTGTCAACGAATTCTTCCGCCTGTTGGAAGAAGGCCCCCTCGAGGTTGATACCGAGCAGTTCCAGTCCGCACTGGAAGACATCGTGAACTTCCTGCGCGATCAGGCATCTACCATTGCTTCTGGCGTGGTATCTGGCTTCTCGATGGCAAGCTCCATCGTCGTCGGCTTCGTCATCATGCTGTTTGTCACCTTCTTTATCCTCAAAGACGGCGACAAGTTCCTGCCGTGGATGCGCAAGTACTTGGATTCCCACACCGGCTGGCACGTCACTGAGCTCGGCTCCCGCATCTGGAAGACCCTCTCCGGCTTCATCCAGGCCCAAGCCATCGTCGCATTTGTCGACGGCGCGCTCATCGCGCTTGGCCTGTGGGCCCTGGGCGTCCCACTCGCTTTCGTCATTGGTGTCGTGACCTTCTTCGCCAGCTTCATCCCGATTATCGGTGCTGTCACCGCTGGCTTCCTCGCCGTCGCTATCGCGCTGTTCGCCAATGGCTTCGTCAACGCCCTGCTCGCCCTAGGTGTTGTCGTCCTGGTCCAGCAGGTGGAGGGCAACGTACTCCAGCCGATGCTGCAGTCCAAGGCCATGGGCCTGCACGCCGCTGTCGTCCTGCTGTCGGTTACCGTCGGCGGCACCCTGGCCGGCATCGTCGGTGCCTTCCTTGCCGTCCCGGTCGCTGCCACCATCACGGTTTGCCTGCGCTACCACGCCGAAATGACCGCCCTGCGCGCCGGCGAACTGCGCCCAGACCAACTCACCGTCGCTACCGGCGCCAAAGAGCTCGACGCCGACACGGACGGCGATACCCCACGCATCCGAGTCAAACAGCTCTACGACTCGATGTATCCAGGCGTCTAA
- a CDS encoding bifunctional proline dehydrogenase/L-glutamate gamma-semialdehyde dehydrogenase, translated as MTDAYTRLPESDDVEAAVEAAAQRARTWLSKTADEKDKATEQLADLLRDEDGVKFTMDFVDRVMRPEDDKVAAHALADVSNEFDPSFLGRINASLIGLGAFFGPILPNLVMPIARTYMRKMVGHLVLDAESDALNKTLDKAAESGEQLNLNLLGEAVLGEEEARSRAERTLQLIRNPRVTYVSVKASSMVAQLNPWDLEGSVERLKERLRPLYTEAAKRDPQVFINLDMEEYHDLDLTLRLFKELLAEEQFKELETGIVLQAYLPDSLEALADLAEFAKKRVAEGGSKIKIRIVKGANLSMEHVEGETHGWPVAPYVTKEEVDANYYRLLDYILRDEFADSVRLGVATHNLFTAALAYELGVKRNVLHMMDSEMLQGMSPAQQAAVREAFEGRQILYTPVVHMEDFDVAVSYLVRRLEENSASQNFLHALFAPNKPKREKENLTPLQAQERAFRRAIDERWDTFAGRRRTQNRQEEHGLQAPRTGRFVNEPDTDPALPANREWALQILANDPGEHGVEEVSDPDTVNEAVARAQKLGDEWGKKSAAERADALAGVGAELADRRGDLINVAAYEANKTIAQTDPEVSEAIDFTVYYGHTARMLEDYSAEFHPHRVTVITPPWNFPIAIPTGGISAALAAGSAVIVKPAPQVVHCAKLVVQAFRTALEAQGYDPDLVQLVLTDEGDAGKALISHEDVDAVVLTGASDTGALFRSWNPRMNIMAETSGKNALIITPAADPDLAIADLYNSAFGHSGQKCSASSLVIFVGAAGESERLRNQLLDSVRTLKVGPGYDITTTMNGLAEPPTEKLMRGLTKLEPGEKWLIKPEKLNEEGTLWSPGIRDNVRPGSWYHVNECFGPVLGIMHAETLEQAIEWQNSTGFGLTGGIHSLDDAEVDYWIDHVEVGNAYVNRGITGAIVQRQSFGGWKQSVMGPGAKAGGPNYVAQFGTWSEGELPARDVDIEPEISAKLRDYGENLKDELSEEDLAWLWRAAELDQIAWQEEFGREHDRTGLVSEANIFRYRNLLQPLHVRITEDYKLRDVARHQLAAMRTGTEVSWTAPEEVAKKLQKIGCDVESLSADQFAQRVAKDKSCRVRVIGTPEDAVYEGAVESDSVVLDQPVLADGRRELLPYYLEQAVTVTMHRFGIIRNTGGVR; from the coding sequence ATGACTGACGCATATACCCGTTTGCCCGAATCTGACGACGTAGAGGCAGCCGTCGAGGCAGCCGCCCAGCGCGCCCGAACCTGGCTGTCCAAGACAGCCGATGAGAAGGATAAGGCCACCGAGCAGCTTGCAGACTTGCTGCGCGACGAGGACGGCGTGAAGTTCACCATGGACTTCGTCGACCGCGTCATGCGCCCGGAAGATGACAAGGTCGCCGCCCACGCACTGGCGGATGTCTCCAATGAATTCGACCCGTCCTTCCTGGGCCGTATTAATGCCTCCCTGATTGGATTGGGCGCTTTCTTCGGCCCCATCCTGCCGAACCTGGTCATGCCGATTGCGCGTACCTACATGCGCAAGATGGTCGGCCACTTGGTCTTGGACGCCGAGTCGGATGCCCTGAACAAGACCCTGGATAAGGCCGCAGAATCCGGTGAGCAGCTCAACCTGAACCTGCTGGGCGAGGCCGTCCTCGGTGAGGAAGAGGCTCGTTCCCGTGCAGAGCGCACGCTGCAGCTTATTCGCAACCCGCGCGTGACCTACGTTTCTGTGAAGGCCTCCTCCATGGTTGCTCAGCTCAACCCATGGGACCTGGAAGGTTCTGTCGAGCGCCTGAAGGAGCGTCTGCGCCCGCTGTACACCGAGGCCGCCAAGCGCGACCCACAGGTCTTTATCAACCTCGACATGGAGGAATACCACGACCTGGATCTCACCCTGCGCCTGTTTAAGGAGCTGCTGGCAGAAGAGCAGTTCAAGGAGCTGGAGACCGGTATCGTGCTGCAGGCTTACCTGCCGGACTCCTTGGAAGCCCTGGCTGACCTGGCAGAGTTTGCCAAGAAGCGCGTTGCTGAAGGTGGCTCGAAGATCAAGATTCGCATCGTGAAGGGTGCAAACTTGTCGATGGAGCACGTCGAGGGCGAAACCCACGGCTGGCCAGTTGCCCCGTACGTGACCAAGGAAGAAGTCGACGCCAACTACTACCGTCTGCTCGACTACATCCTGCGCGATGAATTCGCGGACTCGGTTCGCCTGGGCGTTGCGACCCACAACCTCTTCACCGCAGCCCTGGCTTATGAACTGGGTGTTAAGCGCAACGTGCTGCACATGATGGACTCCGAGATGCTGCAGGGCATGTCCCCGGCACAGCAGGCTGCTGTCCGCGAGGCTTTCGAGGGTCGTCAGATTCTCTACACCCCGGTTGTCCACATGGAAGACTTCGACGTCGCCGTGTCCTACCTGGTCCGCCGCCTGGAGGAGAACTCCGCGTCGCAGAACTTCCTGCACGCCCTGTTCGCACCGAACAAGCCGAAGCGTGAGAAGGAAAACCTCACCCCGCTGCAGGCGCAGGAGCGCGCATTCCGTCGCGCCATCGACGAGCGCTGGGATACCTTTGCTGGTCGACGCCGTACCCAGAACCGTCAGGAAGAGCACGGTCTGCAGGCACCGCGCACCGGCCGCTTCGTCAACGAGCCAGATACTGACCCAGCACTGCCGGCCAACCGCGAGTGGGCACTGCAGATTCTCGCCAACGACCCGGGCGAGCACGGAGTTGAAGAGGTCAGTGATCCGGACACCGTCAACGAAGCAGTAGCTCGTGCGCAGAAGCTGGGCGATGAATGGGGCAAGAAGTCCGCTGCCGAGCGCGCCGATGCACTGGCTGGTGTAGGCGCCGAACTCGCCGACCGCCGCGGTGACCTCATCAATGTTGCAGCGTACGAAGCAAACAAGACCATCGCCCAGACCGACCCGGAAGTCTCCGAGGCCATCGACTTCACCGTCTACTACGGCCACACCGCGCGCATGCTGGAGGATTACTCTGCTGAGTTCCACCCGCACCGCGTCACCGTGATCACCCCGCCGTGGAACTTCCCGATTGCCATCCCGACCGGTGGTATCTCGGCGGCGTTGGCTGCGGGTTCTGCGGTCATCGTTAAGCCAGCACCCCAGGTGGTCCACTGTGCCAAGCTGGTGGTCCAGGCCTTCCGCACCGCACTCGAGGCCCAGGGTTATGACCCGGACCTGGTGCAACTGGTGCTTACCGACGAAGGCGACGCCGGCAAGGCGCTTATCTCCCACGAAGATGTCGACGCCGTCGTCCTGACCGGTGCTTCCGATACCGGTGCGCTGTTCCGTTCCTGGAACCCGCGCATGAACATCATGGCGGAGACCTCCGGTAAGAACGCACTGATTATTACCCCAGCCGCCGACCCGGACTTGGCTATTGCTGACCTTTATAACTCCGCCTTCGGCCACTCCGGCCAGAAGTGTTCGGCATCCTCCCTGGTCATCTTCGTCGGCGCTGCCGGTGAGTCCGAGCGCCTGCGCAACCAGCTGCTTGACTCCGTGCGCACCCTCAAGGTCGGCCCGGGCTACGACATCACCACTACGATGAATGGCCTGGCAGAACCGCCGACGGAGAAGCTCATGCGTGGTCTAACCAAGCTGGAGCCGGGTGAGAAGTGGCTGATTAAGCCGGAGAAGCTCAACGAAGAAGGCACCCTGTGGTCCCCAGGCATTCGCGACAACGTCCGCCCGGGCTCCTGGTACCACGTCAACGAGTGCTTCGGCCCGGTCCTCGGCATCATGCACGCTGAGACCCTGGAGCAGGCCATTGAGTGGCAGAACTCCACGGGCTTCGGCCTGACCGGCGGTATCCACTCGCTTGACGATGCCGAAGTCGACTACTGGATCGACCACGTCGAGGTCGGTAACGCCTACGTCAACCGTGGCATCACTGGCGCTATCGTTCAGCGTCAGTCCTTCGGTGGCTGGAAGCAGTCCGTCATGGGCCCGGGTGCCAAGGCTGGTGGCCCGAACTACGTCGCCCAGTTCGGCACCTGGAGCGAAGGTGAGCTGCCGGCGCGCGATGTGGATATCGAACCGGAAATCTCTGCCAAGCTGCGCGACTACGGCGAGAACCTCAAGGACGAGCTCAGCGAAGAGGACCTGGCCTGGCTGTGGCGCGCTGCCGAGCTGGACCAGATCGCTTGGCAGGAAGAGTTCGGCCGCGAGCACGACCGCACCGGTCTGGTGTCGGAGGCCAACATCTTCCGCTACCGCAACCTGCTGCAGCCGCTGCACGTGCGCATCACCGAGGACTACAAGCTTCGCGATGTCGCCCGTCACCAGCTGGCAGCCATGCGCACCGGCACCGAGGTCTCTTGGACCGCACCGGAGGAAGTGGCCAAGAAGCTGCAGAAGATTGGCTGTGACGTGGAGTCGCTGTCCGCAGACCAGTTCGCACAGCGCGTGGCGAAGGACAAGTCTTGCCGCGTGCGCGTGATTGGTACACCTGAGGATGCCGTCTATGAAGGCGCCGTCGAGTCCGATTCTGTCGTGCTGGACCAGCCCGTACTTGCCGATGGCCGCCGCGAGCTCCTACCGTACTACCTGGAACAGGCCGTCACGGTTACCATGCACCGCTTCGGTATCATCCGTAACACTGGTGGAGTGCGCTAA
- a CDS encoding sulfate adenylyltransferase subunit 1: protein MSTQPALGGIEKLKQRETLRLCTAGSVDDGKSTFVGRLLYDTKSVLADQVESMERSSADRGFDGMDLSLLVDGLRAEREQGITIDVAYRYFATDKRTFILADTPGHVQYTRNTVTGMSTSQAVVLLIDARHGVVEQTRRHLNVAALLGVRHVILSVNKIDLVDYDEQTFRAIESEFKQAAERLSIDDCVAVPISALRGDNVVERSSIMDWYTGPTVLELLETIPVHTGRADDLDFRFPVQYVIREHASDFRGYAGQVKAGSIAVGEQVTLPHGRTSTVTHIDGTDGEYADGQRAGVGESVVLRLADDIDLARGDLIAGEQRPEEVREFDATLVGLTEKPLRAGQMLKLRYGTSLVKARVSEVVRTLDLDGVADVDAPDEVALNDIAHVRLQTQAELPVEDYAARGAVGNFLLVDQGSGDTLAAGLVGHRLR, encoded by the coding sequence ATGAGTACCCAACCGGCCCTTGGGGGCATCGAAAAGCTCAAGCAGCGCGAGACGCTGCGCCTGTGTACTGCGGGCTCCGTGGATGACGGCAAGTCAACCTTTGTGGGCCGCCTGCTCTATGACACCAAGTCGGTGCTGGCGGACCAGGTCGAGTCGATGGAGCGTTCTTCCGCCGACCGCGGTTTCGACGGCATGGACCTGTCGTTGCTGGTTGATGGCCTGCGTGCCGAGCGCGAGCAGGGCATCACGATCGATGTGGCCTACCGCTACTTCGCCACGGACAAGCGCACCTTCATCCTTGCGGATACGCCCGGCCACGTGCAGTACACCCGCAACACCGTCACTGGCATGTCTACCTCCCAGGCAGTGGTGCTGCTTATCGATGCCCGCCACGGCGTCGTCGAGCAAACCCGCCGCCACCTCAACGTCGCCGCACTCCTCGGCGTGCGCCATGTGATTCTATCGGTGAACAAGATCGACCTGGTCGACTACGACGAGCAGACCTTCCGCGCCATTGAGAGCGAATTCAAGCAGGCTGCCGAGCGCCTGAGCATCGATGATTGCGTGGCCGTGCCGATTTCTGCACTGCGCGGCGACAACGTTGTGGAGCGCTCCAGCATCATGGACTGGTACACCGGCCCGACCGTGCTGGAGCTGTTGGAAACCATTCCAGTGCATACCGGTCGTGCGGATGACCTGGATTTCCGCTTCCCGGTTCAGTACGTCATCCGCGAACACGCCAGCGACTTCCGCGGCTACGCCGGTCAGGTCAAGGCCGGCTCGATTGCCGTGGGGGAGCAGGTCACGCTGCCGCATGGTCGGACCTCGACGGTCACGCATATCGACGGCACCGATGGCGAGTACGCCGACGGCCAGCGCGCCGGGGTGGGCGAGTCCGTGGTACTGCGCCTGGCCGATGACATCGACCTAGCCCGCGGCGACCTCATTGCTGGCGAGCAGCGCCCGGAGGAAGTCCGCGAGTTCGACGCCACCCTGGTGGGCCTGACCGAAAAGCCCCTGCGCGCTGGGCAGATGCTCAAGCTGCGCTACGGCACCTCATTGGTCAAGGCGCGCGTGTCCGAGGTTGTGCGCACCCTCGACCTGGATGGCGTGGCCGATGTGGATGCTCCGGATGAAGTCGCCCTCAACGACATCGCGCATGTGCGCCTGCAAACCCAGGCTGAACTCCCCGTCGAGGATTATGCCGCGCGCGGTGCCGTGGGCAATTTCTTGCTCGTCGACCAAGGCTCCGGCGATACCCTGGCCGCCGGTCTAGTGGGCCATCGCCTGCGCTAG
- a CDS encoding sensor histidine kinase, giving the protein MEFDKTSAKFALWNRLALEGTVLALTFACVVDVFSSGSLPAVIAGIGLIILAACGIAAIETDPRLHLHPRASAIPWKDITTGMGLVIVVLAWATIEGADAAFPIVISICIVCLTSLHARPWSIWFAIALSIACAVILYPLDRQWMGVLPVLCYATTVYSLWYMDSIRAAERKRQLESLLQIQNERLRFAQQLHDTLGQHLAAMSVKAELAKALVTRGDDRAEQVLSELQELTKISMGQMRDVVEGYRTINLSTELAGARELLESAGITVTIEGNAIEVPQDKRELTAWFVRESATNILKHSQATHATIVVNSTEVTVFNNGAVEAPGRLGGLNPLRQRAEEMQGQLSVDHAGSTYTASLSWPKEDHD; this is encoded by the coding sequence ATGGAATTCGACAAGACCTCCGCCAAGTTCGCGCTCTGGAATCGCCTCGCTTTAGAAGGCACCGTCCTAGCGCTTACCTTCGCCTGCGTGGTGGACGTTTTCTCCAGCGGATCGCTACCTGCAGTCATTGCTGGAATTGGACTCATCATCCTGGCGGCGTGTGGAATTGCAGCCATCGAAACAGACCCTCGCCTGCACCTTCACCCGCGCGCTTCTGCTATTCCCTGGAAGGACATCACGACGGGCATGGGACTTGTCATTGTGGTGTTGGCCTGGGCCACGATCGAAGGAGCAGACGCCGCTTTCCCCATCGTGATAAGCATCTGCATCGTCTGTCTTACAAGCCTCCATGCCCGCCCGTGGTCTATCTGGTTTGCTATCGCTCTCAGCATTGCCTGTGCAGTAATACTGTATCCCCTGGACCGACAGTGGATGGGAGTACTCCCTGTGCTCTGTTATGCCACCACTGTGTATTCCCTCTGGTACATGGATTCCATCCGCGCTGCGGAACGTAAACGCCAATTGGAGTCGCTACTGCAAATTCAAAATGAGCGCCTCCGGTTCGCCCAACAACTCCACGACACGTTAGGTCAGCACCTTGCGGCAATGTCTGTGAAAGCGGAGCTAGCCAAAGCTCTCGTTACTCGCGGCGATGATCGTGCTGAACAAGTCCTTAGCGAGCTACAAGAGCTGACGAAAATCTCCATGGGACAGATGCGTGACGTGGTCGAGGGCTACCGCACAATCAATCTATCGACTGAGCTAGCCGGTGCTCGCGAACTACTCGAATCCGCTGGCATCACGGTCACGATCGAAGGCAACGCTATCGAAGTACCTCAAGACAAACGTGAACTCACGGCCTGGTTCGTTCGCGAATCTGCCACGAACATTCTCAAACATTCCCAGGCCACCCACGCCACCATCGTCGTGAACAGCACCGAAGTCACCGTTTTCAACAACGGCGCGGTAGAAGCTCCCGGGCGCCTCGGTGGGCTCAATCCACTCCGCCAACGCGCCGAGGAAATGCAAGGACAACTCTCAGTCGACCACGCCGGTTCGACCTATACTGCTAGCTTGAGCTGGCCTAAGGAGGATCATGATTAG
- a CDS encoding response regulator, producing the protein MISVVIVDDEALVASSLGTLLDLEDDIDVKAVLGSGEELLDWAKQHSADVIVTDLHLQGIDGIDAAAQIPDAKTVIITSHPRPAALKRALAANILGFLPKTSTAEQFAAAIRSVHSGKRFLDPEVAASAIAAGESPLTDGETRVLTEVPSASSIADIAERCFLAPGTVRNYLSSAMSKTGANNRHDAVTLE; encoded by the coding sequence ATGATTAGCGTTGTCATCGTCGACGACGAAGCTTTAGTAGCTTCCTCCCTCGGTACGTTGCTGGATCTGGAAGACGACATCGACGTAAAAGCCGTCCTGGGCTCTGGCGAAGAGCTTCTCGATTGGGCTAAACAACACAGTGCTGATGTCATCGTCACCGATCTCCACCTGCAAGGCATCGATGGCATCGATGCCGCTGCACAAATCCCCGATGCCAAGACCGTCATCATTACTTCCCACCCACGCCCGGCCGCACTGAAGCGGGCACTCGCGGCCAACATTCTGGGATTCCTGCCTAAGACGTCCACTGCAGAGCAGTTCGCCGCTGCCATACGGTCTGTCCATTCCGGAAAGCGATTCCTCGACCCTGAAGTCGCAGCATCCGCCATTGCAGCCGGCGAGTCTCCGCTTACCGATGGCGAAACGCGCGTGCTCACAGAAGTCCCCAGCGCCAGCTCCATCGCTGATATTGCCGAGCGATGCTTCCTCGCCCCCGGCACCGTGCGCAACTACCTGTCTTCCGCCATGAGCAAGACCGGCGCCAACAACCGCCACGATGCGGTTACCCTCGAGTAG
- a CDS encoding nucleosidase: MVSASRILFVAAVDKEVAALPDDADVLVTGIGTVPAAMAVTEYLATARERGELPDRVVNVGTVGALRDGLDGVYEVTSVRKHDFQLQILTDISRYLLPAVIELETSGKLPTETLATGDMFVSDSTLRDALAQHSGLCDMEGYAIAVACQRFNVPVTLLKQVSDPANETSVGAWDPALGRAATELHEACVELGFLKE; this comes from the coding sequence ATGGTTTCTGCTTCCCGCATTCTTTTCGTTGCTGCTGTTGATAAGGAAGTTGCCGCACTGCCTGACGATGCCGACGTGCTCGTCACCGGCATCGGCACCGTTCCAGCAGCCATGGCCGTCACCGAGTACCTCGCGACGGCCCGGGAACGCGGGGAGCTTCCCGATCGCGTCGTCAACGTCGGCACCGTCGGCGCCCTGCGCGATGGCCTCGACGGCGTCTACGAAGTAACCAGCGTGCGCAAGCACGACTTCCAACTCCAGATCCTTACTGATATCTCCCGCTACCTGCTGCCCGCAGTCATCGAGCTGGAGACCTCCGGAAAGCTGCCCACCGAAACGCTCGCGACCGGCGACATGTTCGTCTCCGATTCCACCCTGCGCGACGCACTCGCCCAGCACTCCGGCCTGTGCGACATGGAAGGCTACGCCATCGCCGTTGCCTGCCAGCGCTTCAATGTGCCGGTAACCCTGCTCAAGCAGGTCTCGGATCCAGCGAATGAGACCTCGGTCGGCGCCTGGGACCCAGCCCTTGGCCGCGCCGCCACCGAATTGCACGAGGCGTGTGTGGAGCTGGGATTCCTGAAGGAGTAA
- a CDS encoding ABC transporter permease: MTSLLTPNSSSTQPSIADAFRRTRALARAEWLQFLRNPTLLFMAFTMPGATAGITYYMYASVGSDALTRTDIASMSTEVFFLVGFIFVQYYSVLSMVTARRDEGVLKRLRSGEASDRSILAAICVPGALILAVSAVLVLIVFGILGDEAPENLWALAIGLCFGIAISAAAALVTSIYTKTVESAQVTSMPVVVIGMVSQSGLLASMPDSLQRILELNPFALIGELVQVGWGVAEDPGILRVLGLIVLWLIVLSWWGVKKLRWDSHRG; this comes from the coding sequence ATGACTTCCCTGCTAACCCCGAATTCTTCATCTACTCAGCCCTCCATTGCAGATGCTTTTCGACGCACCAGAGCATTAGCTCGAGCAGAATGGCTGCAATTCCTGCGCAATCCGACGCTGCTTTTTATGGCTTTCACCATGCCGGGCGCAACGGCCGGAATTACCTATTACATGTACGCAAGTGTCGGCAGTGATGCCCTCACGCGTACCGATATCGCCTCGATGTCCACGGAAGTGTTCTTCCTGGTTGGCTTCATATTCGTGCAGTACTACTCAGTGCTATCCATGGTCACCGCACGACGCGACGAGGGCGTGCTTAAACGTTTGCGCTCAGGCGAAGCAAGCGACAGGTCCATCCTCGCTGCCATCTGCGTTCCCGGCGCACTCATCCTGGCCGTTTCTGCTGTTCTTGTTCTCATCGTTTTCGGCATCCTCGGTGACGAAGCACCAGAGAACTTATGGGCCCTTGCCATCGGTCTCTGCTTTGGCATTGCCATTAGTGCCGCTGCTGCCCTCGTGACCTCGATTTACACCAAGACCGTGGAATCTGCACAGGTTACCTCGATGCCGGTAGTCGTAATCGGCATGGTTTCCCAGTCAGGCCTACTGGCATCAATGCCAGACAGTCTGCAACGCATCCTCGAGCTCAACCCCTTTGCCCTCATCGGCGAACTAGTCCAGGTTGGTTGGGGCGTTGCAGAGGATCCCGGCATCCTCCGGGTCCTTGGGTTAATCGTCCTCTGGCTCATCGTTTTGTCCTGGTGGGGTGTTAAAAAGCTGCGCTGGGATAGCCACCGCGGATAG